CCAAATTGGTTGCAATTGAGATTATCAACCAGATGTTCCACTATATCGGCTCTCTCCAGAATGACTATGTGTTATATTACTTTTCAATTCCTTTCATTCCTCATTTGGTATCGGAGTACAAGTTAAACTCGaatttcaaaaattttaagaatttgatcaagccaaaattgaagattgGTTATTTTCCTGAATTTAcaagaagattgaaaactttgaacaaatttGTGGTCAAGCAAGCACTTGTTGATTTGGGTAACTTCACTAATCAATATCAAGACattattcaacaagaattttCCAAGGACTTACAGACAAATGTGAACATTTATGAGTCTATATCGGAGTTGATAAATACTTTGCTAGACACTTCCTATAAATTCAAAAACGAATTAGACAATGAAGATATTTCAACAAGCTGTGCAAAATGTTTATCGATCATAGGATCCCTTGACTCAAATAAATTCAACCTTAAGTCCATTAAACCGAAGATCACGTTGGTTCATAATTTCAATGATTACAAGGAAAACTCGATCTTCTTGACTGACTTTATGGAGAACATTATCGTCATAAACTTTTGGGCTTCGAACAACCCTATTAAACAAATGCACTATAGTTTTGCGATGCAGGAGTTCATGAAGGTTCTTAAGCTCGATGAGAGTAATACCAATTTGAATCAGGGAGAATTAAACTCCAAGACCAACACAACTGCAACTAATAGCATCTATTTGAAAGTTTGGAACAATTTTAGCGATGTAGCAAAGTCTACATTGAGTCCATTCCTAAACTCtaagttcttcttctcgaGTAAGGTGAAAACAAGTCCAGTTGAGTATCCTATTTTCAAAGCCGGAATGAGCCATGAGTATTGGTTGACCTTGAtcatcaaagatttgattaGTTACTCACCATGGATTAAtgatccaaagaaaagtacATTATTCAGTGCTTTTAATGCTTTGATCAGTCAAAACGATATGTCCATCTCGAATTACCTTTTGAAGTATTTGGTTTTGACCAACTTATTAAATCCTAACAGACTTTACTTCAAGAACCTTATTCTCGAGATCAGtgaaattttcaaccaGAACACATCCATACTAATGTCTGCTGACCAAActgaagctttgaaagcCTGCTATCAAACCATATTTGAGGTTTTAGACTATTTGAACCAATGGAGATCTTCTACTATCGAGCATCTAAATAACGATAATGTGAAGTTTTCAAGTAATGACATCAATAATATGAATAAGAATTTGAGTCTTGTTAATGAGTTTATTACAATAATCTCGAACTATTCGTTGTACGAAAAGTCTGCTTATTGTGGCGCTTACGAACGTACCATTTTGTACTTGGAACAAAATTACAGAATAGGTGAGATTGGTAGTGACTTTATTATTGAAAATCTCGACAAGAGTTCCAGTTTGCATTCCATGTATGCTAACATTAATGATCTTGACGCACTTGATGGGGTCTTAAAGAACTTTCCTTCTCGTAACACTAATATTCAATTGAAAAGCTTTCAATACAATGAGAATTGGTCTCTTGCACAAGAAGCGTTTCATGTATTGAGTGAGAATGGTGATGACAATGATGAGtacaaaatcaagtttttgaagtcatTAAACGACCATGCTGCTTATGAAGAAGTGCTTTCAAAATTGACCTCAAGTTTGAATATGAATGACTTAACTAACTTTCCCTTGGATTGGTCTCTAACTGGATTACAGGCTTCTATTTTCTCGGGAGATATTAGCCAATTACAAAAATGGTTCTATATTACTGAGTGTATTGGAGTTCCACAAGATGTCGACAATTTGATTACTTTCAAGCTTGCCGAGTTACTCCAAAAGCAACTGGGTGATTTAGACGAACAGGTCCAAGATTTATACAAACTCATTGGTGTGTCTTTAAATTCCTCGAGTATTGGAACATCAAGAAATCTCAATTTGATGTTGCAACTACACATGATATTTGATCTCAAGTTGTTATTGAGTGAAAGTAATAGAAAGCTGACTGTGAACTTGAGACTTGAAAATATCGATCAGAGTTTTGAAACCAAATGGAAAGTATTATCTATGCACAAATTTGTGAACATATTGAAGCTGAACTTCAATGAGATTAATCAAATCTATTTGAGTAGCAGTAAGTTGGCGAGaacaaacaacaagttCCATATCGCTGTTGCTAGTGTTATGAAGGCAATGAACTACAACTATGAGAGTAGCgagttggaacttgaaACAAATTTTGAATATTCACAATTATTGTGGAATCAAGGGAAGCAAACAGAAGCTATCAAGGTATTGGAGACGATCGATTTAAATGAAATTGCAAATAATCAACAAAAGGCCAagattcaacttcaatatgCTGACTGGTTGAATGAGTCAAATCACAGTTCATCAAAGACGATCATTGATCAATACACAAAGGCCTAtactttggaaaagaaTTGGGAAAAGCCTTACTTTGCCTTAGGCAAATACTATGACAAGGTCTTGGAATCACAAGACATTAATAACGGATATTATCAACAGCAAATAATCAAATGTTTCTTGAAGGCTTTGACTTTAGGTCCATCATCTATATTTGAAGGCTTGCCAAAGTTGATTACCATTTGGCTCGACTTTGCTCAAGAGACAAGACTCACAAAGGATGCAGAAAAGGCTTTGTTACGTATCATAAAGGATATCGAAGACTACGTCAAAAGTGTCCCTACTTACGTGTGGTATACTGCAATCTCTCAAATGTTGAGCAGAATTAGCCATAGTCACCTCCCATCTGTGAAGATGTTACAGGAAATTATCAGTAGGGTTATTACCAGCTATCCGAGACAAGCCCTTTGGTTTGTTTTATCACacaccaactccaaggaTAAGACAAGAAAGGAACGCgttgaaaaaatcattAGTAAAGTTGCAGAGACGTCTTCTGCTAATAATGCTCTACTACTAGATGCCACCAATTTGTTCAGTTATTTCATATCTATTTGCGGcaagaaattcaaaaaAGGAACTAGGAAAGTTTCGATAACCCATGATTTAAGCTTAACTCAATTATTTGAACCGTTTAGCCTTGTGATTCCTGTTAGATCCAACTTAAACATCAAGCTTCCTACTCTTGTACATACCAAGAAAGAGAGTACAGTCTTCCCTAAGTCGTCATTGATCACTTTTAATGGTATAGATGATCAAGTGAACATTTTCCACTCATTGCAAATGCCCAAGCAGATTACCGTGAGAGGCAGTGATGGAAGAGCATACCGattgatgatcaagaaagatgatACTAGAAAGGATGCAAAAGTGGTAGAATTCACTACATTAATTAACAGGCTATTAATTCTGAATAATGAATCACGTAAGAGAAATTTGGCCATTCCTAATTATGCAGTGACACCTCTAGCACAGAATATGGGTGTGATAGAGTTTGTTTCGGATGTAGCCACGATGAAATCCATTGTTAATGAagaaaggaagaagagtgGAATTAACGTCAATGACAGGCTTGTATTTGGCAAGTTGGACAAAGTACAAAAGGTATGTAAAAGTGCTGGAACAAGTGATAACGGAGAATCAAGGGCCAAATTGCttaaagtttttgaaagcATACTTCAAAGTAGTCCTCCAGTGTTGCATAATTGGTTTATAAATCAATTTAGTGACCCAACATCTTGGTATTTAGCAAGAAATTCGTATATCAGGTCAAGTGCCGTGATGTCTATTGTTGGTTATATTATTGGGTTGGGAGATAGACATTGTGAAAACATTTTATTTTTCAAGACAAACGGATCAGTTCTTCATATTGATTTCGATTgtctttttgaaaaaggCTCCACTCTTCCAACCCCCGAAATTGTTCCTTTCCGTTTAACTAGTAATATGGTCGATGCCATGGGTATTAATAAAGTTGAAGGGACCTTCAGAAAGACGTGTGAAGTCACTGACTCTATCTTGAGAACCAATGAACATTCATTGATGAATAATTTAGAAACATTGATTTACGATCCTTTGTTAGACTGGgaaaaccaacaaaatccACAGCAGCATTTAAGAAAGGTTAGAAGAAAATTGATAGGATTATTAGATGAGAAGGAAGGGTTACCGATGAATATCCACggtcaagttgataatTTGATTCAATTGGCCTCCAGTAATGATAATTTGTGCCAAATGTATGGAGGTTGGGCTCCACACATTTAGTGTCTAAATAAGTGTATATTAATGTATTATAATGTTCTTGATATTATTTATAATGGAGGAGGAGATCTCCTATGGAGCTTTGAAGCAGTTCGATGGGGTTCATTTTCATTGGATACCTGATGATCAAGCTGGATCAATTcgttcaattcttcatcaaatgGATTTGGTATTTTCTCGTTTAATTCAGGCATTTGCTCAACACTGAAGTCACTGTTCCCTGATGATGTCTTCAATAATGCTGCAACGGGTAATTGAGTTGAAGGCTTTTCCTCTGACatttcaattctttgagGGAAGATACtagattcttcttcaataatgtcGGAAGCGAATTTAccaaaagttggtggtCCAAGTGAAGAAGTAGAATAGTTATCATCGGGCAAATTTTCAGCTCTTAGGCTTCTAGCCTGGGGACTAAAGTCTCCTCTTGGACTCGATTCACTTTGTTGGCTATAATCGCTGCTGACACTGAACTTGGAACTGCTTCTCGAGTGGGCCAGTTTGTTCTTAGCAAACATATCAACCGGAGAAGAAAGATTCTGCTCAGGGATTCTCTCATTACTGGCCTGCCTGGGGCGCCTTCTGTTGGAGTACATTTCCACTTTGTCTTgttctttcttgtctttggttTCATCTTTAGAATTGTACCAATCACCTAtctttttgaaggttttgtTGAGGTTCTTGTTTAAGGTTCTCTGGCGGGGTTCCATGATCGAACCATCAGAAAGGAAGTTCGAACCAGTGACACCCACAGTAtgagttgattttgattttttgaTCTTTTGGGACAAGTCACTTAAGGTTGCAGTAAGTTTGAGCTTATCAATGGAAGATGTATCAGAGTCAACGGACCTAACAGATCGTATCAGTTGATCATTCCGATAGGCATCGTCTGTATTTAATTCGGatttcttgatcatctCATCATCTAGTGCAGTTTCTGAGGAATCAGAAGATTGAGTTTTATCCCAAACACCCGCTCTGTAAACATCTCCTTCAGTATCAAAGAAGACCACATCGTCATAATTGGGCACAACCAAACTTTCCTTTATAGCATCCTTAAACCTCTTTTCAATCGTGCTGGTAATGATACTGTAGGTTATGGGACGAGAACTAATGATAGGTTCTATTTTTAAGTTTATCAAAGGCTCAATTTCGAAACTATACCAGATCCTATCACTAGGAGGTGGCTTTATTTTAAAAATAACGGGACCTTCTATTTTCTGAACAGTCACTTTGAGCACCACATCCACCTGACTTTGGGTGAATCTTCCTCCGAAATTTAAgttgactttggtggaaatATTACAAGATAAATTACCATGGTAATGAACATATGAGGAGATAAGTAAGGTACCATTTGGATTAATTTCCTTTAGGTTTGGGTAAGTGAAGAAAGGAATAGAGTCACCAGGATCCAAAtttcccaacttgaacttgtccaaaaaTCCTGGGGTCTTAATTTTATTGAGCTTTTTAGTGATTCTGGTCTCCAAGAAGTTCCTCAACATATCCGTACGCTTGAGAGACAAAAAAAGTCGTCCTAAAAGTCCATTAAACCACTTGGTCTGTAGCTGTCCCTCAGAACTGTAGAGCGTTTGAATCAAGTCCATCATCTCATctgtttgaaaatgaaggGTTTTTGCATGCAACTGAGAGCTCCATGGTCCCAAATCCGATTCTGACTTGGAagctttgatcaaagtAAAGTACCAGTCTTCCTTTTCAATATTGGTGTCACAGTAGATGAAAAACGATCCTTGTGGTGGagtcaagttgttttccAGCTGGAGGATATCTTGAACTGTTAGCTTATCATTCTCAAAGTTTTCAGACAAGCGTCTTCTTCGAGTCCAGTCttttttgatcaaacagATAGAGGCTCTTTTGGTGAACAATTGTCCGTCAGGCAAATCACGAGGCCACAACGTGACAAACTGATTAGAAAGTACAATCACATGTTTAAcatctttcaagtcctgGCTCTTATACAAGAATAAATTCCCGTGTTTTAATAAGGCATAGTACCTGTGTTTTTTGTTGAGGGATTTGGTCTTATCATTGGCAGGACGCGGGCTGATAGGTTCAGCTACTTCGTTTTGATCACCATTGGGATTATTATTTTTAACCAACTTATACAATGTTGAATAGGCGGAGGAACTCTCATTTATGGATTGGGTTTGGGAACTGATCTCATCTGGCGATTCTAAATACTCTTGCGTGACGATTAGCCATCCTGACTTGTAAGCCAATATCCCTGACAGGGAATCTTCTTCTATCTCACCTGCGCTAAGGAGCTTAGGTGGAGActcgtcatcatcatcttgttTATCGGGCTGAGAAAAGGTTTTGTCTTTGGGGTGGAGATAGATGAATACAATCACTAGAAGCGGAAGGAATGTAACACCTCCTAGCAAATATGTATATAGAAACGATAAGAATGGCAtattttgtggatgttgcTGCTCTTCCATATTTGCGAATTCGCAGCACCTTTAATGCGCTCTTTTACTAAACTATTAAATTGTCTATTCACTTTTGCAAGTATTTTAACTCTAAAAACCTAAGAAGTGGATAAGCCACACCGGCAAAGCCAAAGCACAAGAAAAACCCAATGTCTCCACCGTAGTCCCCTATTTGTCTAGCAATTGGACCTTGCCAATATACTTGGTTCATACCTACCACAGCTCCAACTGCCCCAACTGCAAAAGCACCCATTGCAGCCAACCCATAGGTAATCCGAGTAGGATCATCCCACACCGGCCAGTTATACAGGTACAGCTCCACGTCCCGATCATCTTCGAATTCTCGAGAATGTAAGTGTCTGGTAGCCGGTGCTCTGAATATGAGATTCTCTTCCAATAAAATGGCAATATATATGGAGATCCAATAGCCAAGCATGGGtaaaaagttggaaatgatGGCTGAAAACTTGTTCTTCCCTAGCAATGATAAGATCAAATAAATAGCAGTGACAAGAATGGCATAACACCACCGGGGAATACGGGCCATTCTTCTATCAATTAATTGGAGATCAACTCCTCCTGAGTATGAGTTCATGATATTGTTACAGATCAATGAGATATAgagaaccaccaccacaaacttgCCAAACCGGCCCCAAGGCTCGAAGGGAACGTTAATAAGGCCTCCTACTCCTTGAGTATTGTAGACATCAGTCCATGCAGGGTTCCCGTAGGCTATGGCACCACAGTATATTCCAACTACCGCCACAAGCGTGGTAGGAACAGCAATTCCCAAGAAAGTCACGGTAAAAACTTGCCAAGACGGCGTATTTTCAGGAATGTGGATATAATAATCAGCACCCGCTCCACCCCAGGTAGCTGTCACCGAGAATCCAATGGTGAAAAACGAAAGCCAGTTACCTCTCGAAGTCAACGAAGAGTATCCCTGCTCAGCAATCAACTCATTACTGGGCTCGATGTACTTtgcatttttcaacaccacaaTATAAAATAAGATGTTTGCAATGGTGATAGGAATAGAAAAAGCGGTTTGGAATCTGAGCAACACTTTGATTCCAAAAATCGAAATAACAAGAGCACAAACAGCAGCTACCACTATCCCCACATCCAAGCTAACCCCAAACGAAGCAGCCAAAATCTGGCCTCCAAGTACACAATTTACCACAGACCAACCCACAAGTCCAACCACACAAACTATAGCCACAAGTTTCACACCCCAAAACCCAAACACAAAACGGGCACTGACAATCTGACGACATCCTGATTTGGGTCCCATGATAGAACAGTACGCCGGTACTAAGCACCCAAAATTTAAAGATATAATTCCACTGATGAGGGCATCTCGTAAATTGAGACCAAAAAGTAGAGTGGGAAGAAAAAACGAAGACATGGAGGTTAACCCACCACAAGCAGCAAACCATAAGCCGAAAATATCAACAAACTGACGGGCAATGGCGTACTTTTTCAGGTGCTTCATTAGCTCTCTCTCCTCCGGCGATACCCGTTCAATACCTCTGACTTCCACTCCTAGTTTGTCTAATTTGTGAAGCCAGTTCACAGGCTTGACGTATGGCTCTCTATAGTCGCTGGtacattcttcaactttgtcGGTCATATTGAAGTCTTTGTAAAGGTACTTTGTCACTGAAGTAGGGcaagtcgttcaagaaAGTGGTGTTAATGGGGGATCAAAATTTATTGTCTGAACGAGGTTTTCGTAAGATTTTCTAATGGGCGACCCTTTAAGCGCATACTCATTAATGAGGAGTTTTATATTAGCTTGCAGCCAAATTGGTGCTGGAATCAAATCTCTTGTTTTTTCATTTTGATTATGTCGCCATCAGATGAATTATTGGAAAATTACTTCCATTGGTATCAACAGTCAATTCTGCACCCCTTGACAAATGAATTGTGTGCTGGTACTTTACCCGATTTTAAGCTCTTCACGTACTTGGTTCAGGACTTGAAGTACTTTGAAACCGGGGCAGACTTGATATCTAAAACCATGAGACTAAGTGATAGTAAAgaagcatcttcaactATTTATGAATATATCGGCGGATTGAGCACTGAAAACAAGTACTTTCATGTTTGTATACATGAATTGAAACAGTCAGAAGAGGTACAGAAAAGAGTTCCTCATATGCTTGGAGAAAACTCGGAAACTCTTCCAGCCGTTAAGAAGTATATCGATTACCTCGACTATTTGCTTAATGAGTCCAATTCTTATGTGGAATTGATAACCGTCGTTTATATCATGGAAAAAGTGTACCTTGGATGGGTTGAATTCAATTTGCAACAAGGTTCAATTTCGAAGAGTCTTGAATACAAACACCAAGAGTGGATAGATTTGCACAGTGGAGAggattttgaaaaatgggTCAAGTTTCTTGCTCAGGAGGTTGACAGAGTGGCTCCCTCGGACATGGAAACATTTGAACAAACAGCAAAAAAGACCCTTGAATTGGAAGTCgagttctttgaagactGCTACAACTACAATTCATAAATGTGTACTTTGAATTCTTTAAATATTTATTTACAGGTAGTGCTTCAAATAGGCCCTTTATTTATAGAGGAAACTCAACCATCCTTCTTGTCTTTTCTCTCTCTCAGCTTGTGGAATGAATGCGTCAACATGATCTCTAATCTTTTGAGCTCCTTCTTTACTATCAACTTCTCTTCCAATAACATCCACAAAGCTTCCCTCACTGTCCATCAAGTAAAAAAAGATTGAGTGATCAACTAAATAGTCTTGACCAGGTTTGACGTTTGGAGGAGTTGAAAAGTACACCCGGTATTTCTTACAAGTGTTTTTGATTGCTTCATAAGTACCGGTTAATCCAATAATGGAAGGGTGAAAGTCACTCAAATACGTCTTGATTACATCAGGGGTATCTCTAGCAGGGTCACATGTGATGAAAATTGGTTGCAACTGTATTTTATCCTTGTCTAATTCAGTTAGCATCTCCCCCAACTTATCCAATTCCTCAGGACACACATCAGGACAATGTGTAAATCCAAAATAGATGATTGAAAACATCTTCTTGtcatttttcaagttttcttgCGTGAACTTGTCTCCTTCAGTATCCATCAATGTAAAGTTACCTCCCACCAATGGTTTACCATAACTTCTTTtactttcaacttctttttgtATTCTTATTCTTTCTTTTTCCCGAGAGAACCAATAAGTAGCAGCTCCTCCAGccaccaacaacacaaTCACCGCTTTCCAGGAAGCAAACTCAATACTGTTACCAGCAGCGAATTTTTGCTTGGACTGCTCTCCTCCAATAGCTATTCTGCTCAATGGCCTCTTCTTACCCGATCCACCAGTGGAGGTGGACTCGCTTGGAGACTTGgggtttttgttggagtcAGCATTAAGTCTTATAGAAGATGTTGATATGAAACGGGGTACAGCTGGGAAATTCACGCCCTTCCATAGTTGTGGTTTAATCAATCTAGTAGAGAACATTAGCCTGCtttcaaatcattcaaTCACAAAATTTTCGAATgcgaaaaaaaaaactagTCAGCTACCATGGCATCGATCTCTGGACTTTTACAGTGGTGCAAGGAAAACGGAACCTTATTATCTCCAAGGGTAGAATTCAAAAATATTGATGCCACAAACATTGGCGGgtttttccaaaactctGAAAAAGAGGCAGCTGATGATTTAGAAGATGAGCACATTAGATTACCATTGAAATTGGCCATCACAGTATCAGATGCAATCAAATCGTTTAGTGATGGGAATGAAGCTGACACATTCACCAACATTTCTAACAAGACATCCAATATAAActcattgttgaagttattCTTGGCCCGTGAAAAGTCTGAAAAGTACctttccaagtccttctATCAGCCATATCTCACTCTTCTTCCTAGTTTGACTGATATCAATTCTCCTTACACTTGGTCTCCGGAGGACAAAGAATCTTTAAGAGGTACGAATCTAGGAAGCGCGTTGAAGGAGAATTTGGCTGCTCTTGTGGAGGAATGGTGGCAAGTCATCAACTTGCTTCCAGAAAGCATTGACAAACCAGAGCAGCACTTTGTCAACATGAAGTTTTATTATGAATTCAAGTTCCACCAAGAGAAAGACCTTTATGAATTGTTCAATACTGAACaagacttcaacaattggaCAAGTTTCACAAACTATTTGTGgtcttctttgattttgaagtctAGATCATTTCCCGCctatttgatcaagaatgTCGATAAAGAAAAAGATATCAAGATGGATGAAGCCATGTTATTACCTGTGGTAGATTTGTTGAATCATAGCATGAAAGCCGATGTTGAATGGTCCGTTACCAGGACAGGAGGTAccgatttcttcaacttcaaatctaACTCAGCGTTGGTGGGCAGAGAATTGTTTAATAACTATGGCAGAAAAGGTAATGAGGAACTCCTTCTTGCCTATGGGTTCTGCATCGAAGGTAATGAAGCCGATACTACAGCtttgaaaatcaagatCCCAGTGGAAATGTTACCTGAATTAGAACAAGCTGGTGTCAAACTCCCACGACTTTCAGATTATACTACTGCGGTGGTGAGAACTGATGAGCCTACCCCTGACAATAAAGGAGACTACAGTGAGTTTTCTGATGGGTTACTTTTTTTTGTGACAGTCAATAATGTCCCCGAAAACTTAATTTCACTCTTCCAGCAATTGGTCAAAACTCCATGGGAAACTGATATAACTTTAAGAACCAAATTAGCTGGAATTAATCATTTAAGGCAGGCCCTTGAGTCTAaaatcaccatcatcaacgagatcaagaaaccaTCAGCACAGTCTGCTAATACTAGAAACATCGATATCTATGTTTCCAGCCAAAAACAGATTCTTAATTCTGCCGTGAAAATACTCAAACGGAAAGAAAAGGATATACTAGTTGATCCAGAGGTCAAACCAAATCTTGTTACACTCAAGACCGTCTAtaagaaagacaagaagtttgCAGACGCCCTTTTGGTGTCACTAGGAGTCACTTCGTATGAACAATTGATTGAACATAGCTTCCAGGATCAAGCATGGTTATTGTTTTTGATCCGGTGCCACAACAAGAAAGAGTATGctgacgaagaagaaaactaTCTTCCTGACTGGATCCATGATAGTTTTGAGAGAATGACCAAAGAACATACAATAACTGCCGAAGAAATCGTTCAATATCAAGAATTATACGAGAGCCTCGTTATACCATTAACCAGTACGGCACCCGATGTATTCAATAGAGGTGTATGGACGGTTGAACAGCTTATAATCAGTGCCAGACTTCTTGATACAATCAGCTTTGTCAGGGGCAAGAAGCAAGAATGCATTCTTGTCAAGACCTAAGACCTACCGGAAAGCCATTAACAATGTACATAGAATTATTATAAAAGCGAATATAGCATAACAACGCACTATATCTAATCTTCCTTAATACCACCAGCTCCACTGATTTCAGCACTTTCAACAGAGTGTTTGTCTG
The window above is part of the Yamadazyma tenuis chromosome 4, complete sequence genome. Proteins encoded here:
- a CDS encoding uncharacterized protein (COG:K; EggNog:ENOG503P2AE), with protein sequence MSPSDELLENYFHWYQQSISHPLTNELCAGTLPDFKLFTYLVQDLKYFETGADLISKTMRLSDSKEASSTIYEYIGGLSTENKYFHVCIHELKQSEEVQKRVPHMLGENSETLPAVKKYIDYLDYLLNESNSYVELITVVYIMEKVYLGWVEFNLQQGSISKSLEYKHQEWIDLHSGEDFEKWVKFLAQEVDRVAPSDMETFEQTAKKTLELEVEFFEDCYNYNS
- a CDS encoding uncharacterized protein (EggNog:ENOG503NVJX; COG:P), with amino-acid sequence MTDKVEECTSDYREPYVKPVNWLHKLDKLGVEVRGIERVSPEERELMKHSKKYAIARQFVDIFGLWFAACGGLTSMSSFFLPTLLFGLNLRDALISGIISLNFGCLVPAYCSIMGPKSGCRQIVSARFVFGFWGVKLVAIVCVVGLVGWSVVNCVLGGQILAASFGVSLDVGIVVAAVCALVISIFGIKVLLRFQTAFSIPITIANILFYIVVLKNAKYIEPSNELIAEQGYSSLTSRGNWLSFFTIGFSVTATWGGAGADYYIHIPENTPSWQVFTVTFLGIAVPTTLVAVVGIYCGAIAYGNPAWTDVYNTQGVGGLINVPFEPWGRFGKFVVVVLYISLICNNIMNSYSGGVDLQLIDRRMARIPRWCYAILVTAIYLILSLLGKNKFSAIISNFLPMLGYWISIYIAILLEENLIFRAPATRHLHSREFEDDRDVESYSYNWPVWDDPTRITYGLAAMGAFAVGAVGAVVGMNQVYWQGPIARQIGDYGGDIGFFLCFGFAGVAYPLLRFLELKYLQK
- the SCO1 gene encoding Cu-binding protein (COG:C; EggNog:ENOG503NY20; BUSCO:EOG09264ENO); translation: MFSTRLIKPQLWKGVNFPAVPRFISTSSIRLNADSNKNPKSPSESTSTGGSGKKRPLSRIAIGGEQSKQKFAAGNSIEFASWKAVIVLLVAGGAATYWFSREKERIRIQKEVESKRSYGKPLVGGNFTLMDTEGDKFTQENLKNDKKMFSIIYFGFTHCPDVCPEELDKLGEMLTELDKDKIQLQPIFITCDPARDTPDVIKTYLSDFHPSIIGLTGTYEAIKNTCKKYRVYFSTPPNVKPGQDYLVDHSIFFYLMDSEGSFVDVIGREVDSKEGAQKIRDHVDAFIPQAEREKRQEGWLSFLYK
- a CDS encoding uncharacterized protein (EggNog:ENOG503NYEK; COG:S), which produces MASISGLLQWCKENGTLLSPRVEFKNIDATNIGGFFQNSEKEAADDLEDEHIRLPLKLAITVSDAIKSFSDGNEADTFTNISNKTSNINSLLKLFLAREKSEKYLSKSFYQPYLTLLPSLTDINSPYTWSPEDKESLRGTNLGSALKENLAALVEEWWQVINLLPESIDKPEQHFVNMKFYYEFKFHQEKDLYELFNTEQDFNNWTSFTNYLWSSLILKSRSFPAYLIKNVDKEKDIKMDEAMLLPVVDLLNHSMKADVEWSVTRTGGTDFFNFKSNSALVGRELFNNYGRKGNEELLLAYGFCIEGNEADTTALKIKIPVEMLPELEQAGVKLPRLSDYTTAVVRTDEPTPDNKGDYSEFSDGLLFFVTVNNVPENLISLFQQLVKTPWETDITLRTKLAGINHLRQALESKITIINEIKKPSAQSANTRNIDIYVSSQKQILNSAVKILKRKEKDILVDPEVKPNLVTLKTVYKKDKKFADALLVSLGVTSYEQLIEHSFQDQAWLLFLIRCHNKKEYADEEENYLPDWIHDSFERMTKEHTITAEEIVQYQELYESLVIPLTSTAPDVFNRGVWTVEQLIISARLLDTISFVRGKKQECILVKT